From a region of the Streptomyces sp. NBC_01454 genome:
- a CDS encoding molybdopterin-dependent oxidoreductase, giving the protein MGAHPPFTPPTSPSFWRSPLRGPWLTAVLGTVLLAGITLLFVTGLLSYAAYNPDLAGGLNDKTPTKGLLGFYLFPWPTGPHWLYRLTQGLHVTVGITLVPVVLAKLWSVIPKLFTLPPVRSVGHALERISLLLLVGGVLFEFVTGVLNVQLEYLFPGSFYPLHFYGAWVFMGAFAAHVVLRLPRTVRALRERRDPKAAADDTGLVAARPDRPTVSRRGALGLIGAGSLALFVTTAGQSIGGWWRRTALLAPHGAGDPGSGPNAFQINKTAAAVGIRARDTGDDWRLTIEGGGRRVRLGRADLLALPQHEAALPIACVEGWSTDDQLWSGVRLRDLAALVGHGTEPPGVLVESLQLHGAFRRAALRDNQVRDPRSLLALRVGGAELSADHGYPARIIVPAAPGVLSTKWVSRLTFGEW; this is encoded by the coding sequence ATGGGTGCCCATCCCCCTTTCACTCCCCCGACATCGCCGTCGTTCTGGCGCAGTCCGCTGCGCGGACCGTGGCTGACCGCGGTGCTCGGCACCGTTCTGCTGGCCGGCATCACGCTGCTGTTCGTGACCGGTCTGCTGTCGTACGCCGCGTACAACCCGGATCTGGCCGGCGGCCTCAACGACAAAACACCCACCAAGGGCCTGCTGGGCTTCTACCTCTTCCCCTGGCCGACCGGTCCGCACTGGCTCTACCGCCTCACCCAGGGACTGCACGTCACCGTGGGCATCACGCTGGTGCCCGTGGTGCTGGCGAAGCTGTGGTCGGTGATACCCAAGCTGTTCACGCTGCCGCCGGTGCGCTCCGTCGGCCATGCGCTGGAGCGGATCTCGCTGCTGCTGCTCGTCGGCGGGGTGCTGTTCGAGTTCGTCACGGGGGTGCTCAACGTTCAGCTGGAGTACCTCTTCCCGGGCTCCTTCTATCCGCTGCACTTCTACGGCGCGTGGGTGTTCATGGGGGCGTTCGCCGCCCATGTGGTCCTGCGGCTGCCGCGGACCGTGCGGGCGCTGCGTGAGCGCCGCGACCCGAAGGCGGCGGCCGACGACACCGGGCTGGTGGCGGCCCGCCCGGACCGGCCGACCGTGTCCCGGCGGGGTGCGCTGGGGCTGATCGGCGCCGGTTCGCTGGCGTTGTTCGTGACGACGGCCGGACAGAGCATCGGTGGATGGTGGCGGCGCACGGCCCTGCTGGCGCCGCACGGGGCAGGCGATCCGGGCAGCGGCCCGAACGCCTTCCAGATCAACAAGACCGCGGCGGCCGTCGGCATCCGGGCCCGGGACACCGGCGACGACTGGCGGCTGACGATCGAGGGCGGCGGGCGCCGGGTGCGGCTCGGCCGCGCCGACCTGCTGGCACTGCCCCAGCACGAGGCGGCCCTGCCGATCGCCTGCGTCGAGGGCTGGTCGACCGACGACCAGCTCTGGAGCGGGGTGCGGCTGCGGGACCTGGCCGCGCTGGTGGGGCACGGTACGGAGCCGCCCGGAGTGCTGGTCGAATCGCTCCAGCTGCACGGGGCGTTCCGCCGGGCCGCGCTGCGCGACAACCAGGTGCGCGATCCGCGTTCCCTGCTCGCGCTGCGGGTGGGCGGTGCGGAACTGTCCGCGGACCACGGCTATCCGGCACGGATCATCGTCCCGGCGGCACCCGGTGTGCTCAGCACCAAGTGGGTCTCGCGACTGACGTTCGGGGAGTGGTGA
- a CDS encoding PP2C family protein-serine/threonine phosphatase — protein MTPSENTLAVENGEQCTGSRVLAALPYTVMAVVSAVDLTAGPGVGFLPLVSLGPAFAGLVGGWRRTAVVGLTAFVLCVGLGVHSGLFESRRGLTALLSVAGVTAAGVVAAVMRQRREAELASVRSIAEVAQRVLLRPVPRSAGPLRIAVSYTSAVAEARIGGDLYEVVTSPAGVRIIVGDVQGKGLEAVESAAVVLGAFREAAHDEPDLPAVGERVERALNRHLAGERFVTAVLAEIGDGPQATLLNFGHPAPLVVRPAGTVAFAAPPDRALPLGLTLPGAGAPAPYTVPFAPGDQMLFYTDGVTEARDAAGRFYPLDERAALLKDPDPEAALRAVREDLVEHAEGPLHDDAAMLLVRHREEQ, from the coding sequence ATGACACCGTCGGAGAACACCTTGGCCGTGGAGAACGGGGAGCAGTGCACCGGCTCCCGTGTGCTGGCCGCGCTTCCCTACACGGTCATGGCCGTGGTCAGCGCGGTCGACCTCACCGCGGGCCCGGGGGTCGGGTTCCTCCCCCTGGTGTCCCTGGGGCCGGCGTTCGCCGGGCTGGTCGGCGGCTGGCGGCGCACCGCCGTGGTCGGGCTGACGGCGTTCGTGCTCTGCGTCGGTCTGGGCGTCCACAGCGGCCTGTTCGAGAGCCGGCGCGGGCTGACCGCCCTGTTGTCGGTGGCCGGGGTGACCGCGGCCGGCGTGGTCGCCGCGGTGATGCGCCAGCGCCGCGAGGCGGAACTCGCCAGCGTCCGCTCGATCGCCGAGGTCGCCCAGCGGGTCCTGCTGCGGCCGGTGCCGCGCAGCGCGGGGCCGCTGCGGATCGCGGTCTCCTACACCTCGGCGGTGGCCGAGGCCCGGATAGGCGGCGATCTGTACGAGGTGGTGACCTCGCCCGCCGGGGTCCGGATCATCGTCGGCGATGTGCAGGGCAAGGGCCTGGAGGCCGTGGAGAGCGCGGCTGTGGTGCTGGGCGCCTTCCGGGAGGCGGCGCACGACGAACCGGATCTGCCGGCCGTCGGGGAGCGGGTCGAGCGGGCGCTGAACCGTCATCTGGCGGGCGAACGGTTCGTCACCGCGGTGCTCGCCGAGATCGGTGACGGTCCGCAGGCCACGCTGCTGAACTTCGGGCATCCGGCGCCGCTGGTGGTCCGCCCCGCCGGCACGGTCGCCTTCGCCGCCCCGCCCGACCGCGCCCTCCCGCTGGGCCTCACTCTCCCGGGCGCCGGGGCGCCGGCCCCCTACACGGTGCCGTTCGCCCCCGGTGACCAGATGCTCTTCTACACCGACGGGGTCACCGAGGCCCGCGACGCGGCGGGCCGCTTCTACCCCCTCGACGAGCGCGCCGCCCTGCTGAAGGACCCCGATCCGGAAGCCGCTCTGCGCGCGGTGCGCGAGGACCTCGTCGAACACGCCGAGGGCCCGCTGCACGACGACGCGGCCATGCTGCTGGTCCGCCACCGGGAGGAACAGTGA
- a CDS encoding class I SAM-dependent methyltransferase, with translation MSTAVPPTTRTDRPHPVSWGADPYADALRNGRGPLFLRRTDGWLLPLEVERWCARPDAADLSALRRCEGAVLDIGCGPGRLVAALLARGRRALGIDVSAAAVARTLATGGAAVRRSVFDSLPDEGSWGTALLLDGNIGIGGDPGTLLARSAELVDRGGLLIVETTPADVDEQVRVRVEGGPHTPGGAPRTPDDTFPWARVGTPALLRYAAAAGWTLVEQWTVTGRVDQLPAGERCFVSLRRRAVSRSRC, from the coding sequence ATGAGCACCGCCGTACCGCCCACCACCCGCACCGACCGCCCACACCCCGTCTCCTGGGGAGCGGACCCCTACGCCGACGCCCTGCGCAACGGCCGCGGCCCGCTGTTCCTGCGCCGCACCGACGGCTGGCTGCTGCCGCTGGAGGTCGAGCGCTGGTGCGCCCGGCCGGACGCCGCCGATCTGTCGGCGCTGCGCCGCTGCGAGGGCGCCGTCCTCGACATCGGCTGCGGTCCCGGCCGGCTGGTCGCCGCGCTCCTGGCCCGGGGCCGGCGCGCGCTCGGCATCGACGTCAGCGCCGCGGCGGTGGCCCGCACCCTGGCGACCGGCGGTGCCGCGGTGCGCCGCTCGGTCTTCGACTCCCTTCCGGACGAGGGGAGTTGGGGCACCGCGCTGCTGCTCGACGGCAATATCGGCATCGGCGGCGACCCCGGCACGCTGCTCGCCCGCAGCGCCGAACTGGTCGACCGGGGCGGCCTCCTCATAGTGGAGACCACCCCGGCCGACGTCGATGAACAGGTCCGGGTCCGGGTCGAGGGCGGCCCCCACACCCCGGGCGGCGCACCCCGGACGCCGGACGACACCTTCCCCTGGGCCCGGGTGGGCACCCCGGCGCTGCTGCGGTACGCGGCAGCCGCCGGGTGGACCCTGGTCGAGCAGTGGACCGTCACCGGCCGGGTGGATCAACTGCCGGCCGGTGAGCGCTGCTTCGTCTCCCTGCGCCGCCGGGCCGTCTCCCGCAGCCGCTGCTGA
- a CDS encoding TIGR04282 family arsenosugar biosynthesis glycosyltransferase translates to MTEPTAQAVPPGPTTVLVIAKEPVPGRVKTRLTPPYTPQQAAGLAEAALYDTLQAVRAMPARRRVVVLDGRPGSWLPAGFDVRPQCAGGLDERLAAAFAGSTGPTLLIGMDTPQVTPQLLAPALDIGAWDDCDAWFGAADDGGFWALGLAAPDPRLLRGVPMSTDRTGAAQRARLTAAGLRVRELPPLRDVDTAADAAQVAAAAPDGRFAATLARLTGDTGR, encoded by the coding sequence ATGACCGAGCCCACAGCGCAGGCGGTGCCACCGGGGCCGACGACGGTCCTGGTCATCGCCAAGGAACCGGTGCCCGGCCGGGTCAAGACCCGCCTCACCCCGCCCTACACCCCGCAGCAGGCCGCCGGGCTGGCCGAGGCCGCGTTGTACGACACTCTCCAGGCCGTCCGTGCGATGCCCGCCCGGCGGCGGGTGGTCGTCCTGGACGGCCGCCCGGGGAGCTGGCTGCCGGCCGGCTTCGACGTCCGGCCGCAGTGCGCCGGCGGTCTCGACGAGCGGCTCGCCGCGGCCTTCGCCGGCAGCACCGGCCCCACCCTGCTCATCGGCATGGACACCCCGCAGGTCACCCCCCAACTCCTCGCCCCGGCACTGGACATCGGTGCCTGGGACGACTGTGACGCCTGGTTCGGGGCGGCCGACGACGGAGGGTTCTGGGCGCTCGGCCTGGCCGCCCCCGACCCCCGGCTGCTGCGCGGCGTCCCGATGTCCACCGACCGCACCGGGGCCGCCCAGCGCGCCCGGCTGACCGCCGCCGGACTCCGGGTGCGGGAGCTGCCGCCGCTGCGCGATGTCGACACCGCGGCCGATGCCGCGCAGGTCGCGGCCGCGGCACCGGACGGACGCTTCGCCGCCACCCTGGCCCGCCTGACGGGAGACACCGGACGATGA
- a CDS encoding YihY/virulence factor BrkB family protein: MQPANEPTERPAGRLTKARALYRNVSKRRLAWLLLKDTVGSCMKYRVTGLAAEAAFWSLLSLPPLILGLLGVLGYTQAWIGNDTLNDVRRHILAGAGTVLSSRGVNEIARPLLHDVFTGRRPDVISIGFAIALWSGSRAMNVFVDTITIMYGLDGRRGIVRTRLLSFALYLAALVVGAVALPLMVAGPDTVVSWLPAGEQIIRALYWPVVLLLSVAFLTTLYHASVPVRSPWPEDIPGAVVALGMWVLGSFLLRLYLTSTVEGPTIYGSLAAPVAVLLWIGVSAFAVLVGAAMNASLDRVWPSVATAAAREEAARRLEAKAAAKPGAGERGKGAGGGERRRDGGRDEAGGEEPGTDEGHGSGGRRDG; the protein is encoded by the coding sequence GTGCAGCCGGCAAACGAACCAACCGAGCGGCCCGCGGGGCGCCTGACCAAGGCCCGTGCCCTCTACCGCAATGTCTCCAAGCGCCGGCTGGCCTGGCTTCTGCTCAAGGACACCGTTGGCTCCTGCATGAAGTACCGCGTCACGGGACTGGCCGCCGAAGCCGCGTTCTGGAGCCTGCTGTCGCTGCCCCCGCTGATCCTCGGCCTGCTCGGTGTGCTGGGCTACACGCAGGCGTGGATCGGGAACGACACCCTCAACGACGTCCGCCGGCACATCCTCGCCGGCGCCGGCACCGTACTCTCCAGCCGCGGCGTGAACGAGATTGCCCGGCCGCTGCTGCACGATGTGTTCACCGGCCGCCGCCCGGACGTCATTTCCATCGGCTTCGCCATCGCCCTGTGGTCCGGCTCCCGGGCGATGAATGTCTTTGTCGACACCATCACCATCATGTACGGCCTCGACGGCCGCCGCGGCATCGTGCGGACCCGGCTGCTGTCGTTCGCGCTGTACCTCGCCGCGCTCGTCGTCGGCGCCGTCGCCCTGCCGCTGATGGTCGCCGGCCCCGACACCGTCGTGAGCTGGCTGCCGGCCGGCGAACAGATCATCCGGGCGCTGTACTGGCCGGTCGTCCTGCTCCTGTCGGTCGCCTTTCTGACCACGCTTTACCACGCGTCCGTACCGGTCCGTTCGCCCTGGCCCGAGGACATTCCCGGCGCGGTGGTCGCCCTCGGCATGTGGGTGCTCGGCAGCTTTCTGCTCCGCCTCTACCTCACCTCGACGGTCGAGGGCCCCACGATCTACGGCTCGTTGGCCGCACCGGTCGCGGTACTCCTGTGGATCGGGGTGTCCGCCTTCGCGGTGCTGGTCGGCGCCGCGATGAACGCCTCGCTGGACCGCGTGTGGCCCTCGGTCGCCACGGCCGCGGCCCGCGAGGAGGCCGCCCGCCGGCTGGAGGCCAAGGCGGCGGCGAAGCCGGGCGCGGGCGAGCGCGGGAAGGGCGCGGGCGGCGGCGAGCGGCGCCGCGACGGCGGACGGGACGAGGCCGGCGGCGAGGAGCCCGGTACCGACGAGGGCCACGGCAGCGGCGGCCGGCGCGACGGCTGA
- a CDS encoding NAD-dependent epimerase/dehydratase family protein — protein sequence MRVLVTGGAGFIGSQVVEALLARGHEPVVLDALLPSAHPEPPPAHPQVRRIVADVRDRAAVDAALDGVRAVCHQAAMVGLGKDFADAPDYVSCNDLGTAVLLAAMAAAGVRQLVLAGSMVVYGEGRYTCPVHGTVRPGPRAEAELAAGRFEPRCPRCGAQLRPGLVGEDAPTDPRNVYAATKLAQEHLAASWARACGGRAVSLRYHNVYGPGMPRDTPYAGVASFFRSALARGQSPTVYEDGGQRRDFVHVRDVAAANAVALAALPDRAPGTLTAYNTGSGVPHTVGEMAQTLAAACGGPPPVVTGEYRLGDVRHITASSRRISEDLGWRALTGFTDGMAEFAREGMRAARPAASPLSTPSTPSACPTNPMS from the coding sequence ATGCGTGTATTGGTCACCGGCGGTGCCGGCTTCATCGGATCGCAGGTCGTCGAGGCACTCCTCGCGCGCGGACACGAGCCCGTCGTGCTCGACGCGCTGCTGCCCTCGGCGCACCCCGAGCCCCCGCCCGCACACCCGCAGGTGCGGCGGATCGTCGCCGACGTACGGGACCGGGCGGCCGTCGACGCGGCGCTCGACGGGGTGCGGGCGGTCTGTCACCAGGCCGCGATGGTGGGCCTGGGGAAGGACTTCGCGGACGCGCCCGACTACGTGAGCTGCAACGACCTGGGCACGGCGGTGCTGCTGGCCGCGATGGCCGCGGCCGGCGTACGGCAGCTGGTGCTGGCCGGGTCGATGGTGGTCTACGGGGAGGGGCGCTACACCTGCCCCGTCCACGGCACGGTGCGCCCCGGGCCTCGGGCGGAGGCCGAGCTGGCGGCGGGACGGTTCGAGCCGCGCTGCCCGCGGTGCGGCGCCCAGCTGCGGCCGGGGCTGGTCGGTGAGGACGCGCCCACCGACCCGCGCAACGTCTACGCGGCGACCAAGCTCGCCCAGGAGCATCTGGCCGCCTCCTGGGCGCGCGCGTGCGGCGGCCGGGCCGTCTCACTGCGCTACCACAACGTCTACGGGCCGGGGATGCCGCGCGACACCCCGTACGCGGGGGTGGCCTCGTTCTTCCGCTCGGCGCTGGCCCGCGGGCAGTCGCCGACGGTCTACGAGGACGGCGGCCAGCGGCGGGACTTCGTCCATGTGCGGGATGTCGCTGCGGCCAACGCGGTGGCGCTCGCGGCCCTGCCGGACCGGGCGCCGGGCACGCTGACCGCGTACAACACCGGCAGCGGAGTGCCGCACACCGTCGGGGAGATGGCACAGACCCTGGCCGCGGCGTGCGGCGGGCCGCCGCCCGTGGTGACCGGGGAGTACCGGCTGGGCGACGTACGGCACATCACCGCGTCGTCCCGGCGGATCTCCGAGGACCTCGGCTGGCGGGCGCTGACCGGATTCACCGACGGCATGGCGGAGTTCGCCCGCGAGGGGATGCGGGCGGCCCGGCCCGCGGCGTCCCCGCTGTCCACGCCGTCCACGCCGTCCGCGTGTCCCACGAACCCGATGTCCTGA
- a CDS encoding glycosyltransferase family 2 protein — translation MTHPPSHDPRPGSVDVVLPCLDEAAALPWVLARIPAGWRAIVVDNGSTDGSAEIARGLGATVVHEPRRGFGAACHAGLLASDADIVCFCDCDASLDPALLAPFVRAVRDGASDLVLGRRRPESSGAWPLHARLGNVALARMLRRRTGLRLHDLGPLRAARRTQLLGLDLTDRRSGYPLQMVVRAADAGWRVEEREVPYLPRTGRSKVTGTWRGTWHAVRDMRTVLRQPPLTTRTEETVR, via the coding sequence ATGACCCACCCCCCTTCCCACGACCCCCGGCCCGGCTCGGTGGATGTCGTACTGCCCTGCCTCGACGAGGCCGCCGCACTGCCGTGGGTGCTGGCCCGCATCCCGGCCGGCTGGCGGGCGATCGTCGTGGACAACGGCTCCACCGACGGCTCGGCGGAGATCGCCCGCGGCCTCGGTGCCACCGTGGTGCACGAGCCGCGCCGCGGCTTCGGTGCCGCCTGCCACGCCGGACTGCTGGCCTCCGACGCCGACATCGTCTGCTTCTGCGACTGCGACGCCTCCCTCGACCCGGCGCTGCTGGCCCCGTTCGTCCGAGCCGTGCGCGACGGCGCCAGCGACCTGGTGCTCGGCCGCCGTCGCCCCGAGTCATCCGGCGCCTGGCCGCTGCACGCCCGGCTCGGCAACGTCGCGCTGGCCCGGATGCTGCGCCGGCGCACCGGACTGCGGCTGCACGACCTCGGCCCGCTGCGCGCCGCGCGGCGCACCCAACTGCTCGGCCTCGACCTGACCGACCGCCGCAGCGGCTACCCCCTGCAGATGGTCGTCCGGGCCGCCGACGCCGGCTGGCGCGTCGAGGAACGCGAGGTGCCCTACCTGCCGCGCACCGGCCGCTCGAAAGTCACCGGCACCTGGCGCGGCACCTGGCACGCGGTACGCGACATGCGCACCGTCCTGCGGCAGCCGCCGCTGACCACCCGTACCGAGGAGACGGTCCGATGA